The following proteins are encoded in a genomic region of Dialister hominis:
- a CDS encoding serine integrase family protein, which produces MSHTPFGYRIKNGKAIVDVEEAEKIRVLFQAYLAGAALTTAAKEAAIHAFHSGIRHILQTTHYIGDDYYPAIIDADTFTAAQKEITSRAKKLGRIREPKKASPVLYPTTFSLAEKTQTYTDPFQQAEYAYSLIESEESIYGITDAECHDHSGTNLSTPKPY; this is translated from the coding sequence ATGAGCCATACACCGTTTGGGTACCGGATTAAAAATGGCAAAGCAATAGTGGATGTGGAGGAAGCCGAAAAAATACGAGTGCTGTTCCAAGCCTATCTTGCCGGGGCTGCACTGACTACGGCTGCGAAAGAGGCAGCGATCCACGCCTTCCACAGTGGTATCCGCCATATCCTGCAAACGACGCATTATATCGGTGATGATTATTATCCGGCTATTATTGATGCCGATACGTTTACTGCGGCACAAAAGGAAATCACCAGCCGGGCCAAAAAACTGGGGCGCATCCGGGAACCTAAAAAAGCGTCACCGGTTCTATACCCCACCACCTTCTCCCTTGCAGAAAAAACGCAAACCTATACTGATCCATTTCAGCAAGCTGAATATGCCTACAGTTTAATAGAAAGTGAGGAATCCATATATGGAATTACAGACGCGGAATGTCACGATCATTCCGGCACGAACCTATCTACACCGAAGCCATACTGA